AGCAATGCAAAGGCGGCTACGTCAGGGTAGTGCGGgaagccctgccccagccagaGCCACCCAACAGCATCAGCTCCATGCATGGCCGTCGAGCCTGGATGGAGAGGGGAGCGTAGATATCCTCTGCCTGGCCCCAGGCTGGCCAGGGGGAAACTGCCCAACCTGCTGGGGGCCCACAGGCaccagaggagcagagaaagcagGTGGGAAGCCTTCTGCAATGCCACAATGGTGCTGCCTTCAGCCAGGCCATTCCCCAGCTTCAGGATGTAAATTGATGTATTATTTTTGTAGGCACAGATGCACGtgttacaaatgtatttttgcaatTTCAGCAAGCTGATTAACTCACTATGGTATGTTACCAGTCCTCCGCCACTATCGCCCAAATCCTGCCAGCCTCCTTTACttggcagagctggaaatagCACCGAGAAGGGTAAGCATGAGCAAGGGCCAGCTTCACCAAAAAACAGAGACCTGAAGACCAGGGCACAGCAGAGGACGAGGGCAGCAGATATGTAGGAACAGGGTAGAGGCGATCTCTGggtcagaagcagcagctcactGTCCAAAACCACAAACACTGCTGGGCATGGCGATGGATTATTAGGTTTTGCTTCCACAGCAAAGAGGAAACAGTTCAAAAGGGATATTCAGGTAAGCCGAGGAACTCACTGGCATAGGATATTGCTTGATCTAGAAAAAATAAGGTTTGTAAGGTAATTCTATACTTCATTTATGGAAGTAAAATTCAAGCCAAcctattaaatacaaaaacccTAATTTTGGCTCAGGATGCTGGACCTGTAAAGAGTTGGAGGTTGGTGGATACTTTGGATAAACATCACTAGAGGCTTGCTGTGTTCCTGTGCACTCCTACAGCATCCTCAGAAAGGGAGTGCAGCACTAGATGGTCCCCTAGAAAGAGTTAGCAGACTTTTTATGAGTGTAGAGGAGCATCGACAGTTTTCCATCCTTAGCCTGCTAAAACTGGGAGCCAACTTCTGTCTGGGAACTGCGTGGTCACCTTGGATCTGCACATCTGCAGAGGACTCGTGGCTGATCCACCAGAGCCACAGCTCCCCATGGCCTCGTCCCTCCGTGGGCTCTGCTAAGGTACAAGCTCTCACAGATGAGTTTTCCCTTCATTGCCTGTGTCCAGGTAGATGCTCTGCTGTCCATTAAGAGCAAGCTCAAGGTGCTTCTTTAAGAAGCCAGGCAGAAATAACGTATTAAAAATCCTACTTAACCCTTCCAAATGAGGATGCAGGATCCCCAAAGGGGAGGAAAGAGACAGTGTCTGTATCGTTTCCGATACTCCCTGCCATTATGCTGCCTGCCCAGAGAATGACAAGGACGCCGTAGCCTCCTCTTTCATTATGTGACACAGGAACCTACCATTGCCTTGAGCTTAAGCGAAGGATCTCCAGAAGGGCAGAcccaagagcagagcagagtttCGCAGCTGAATCACAAGGCAGGGACTGAGGTGGTCTGATAGCTCTGCTGGCTCCCCACGTGTGACACAGACCAAAGTCTCCGCATCACTCCCGAGACCCTCGCCTACAGAGGGGCAGCAGCGTCTCCTCATACCCATGGGGGTCCTGCGACTCCATGCCAGGACTGAGGCTTCTTGCATGCTCGTACAGCACCTCGCACAGTGACGGATCTTCAGGCCCACTGCCACGTGGGAAACCCCAAGCTGAAGAGAACAGAGCACCTCTCAGTGCCGAGGTGCAGTAGTTTTCCAAGCCACCGGAGCTGGGCCATGCTAATCATTTTCAGAATGGGTAAAAAACTTGCTGGAAGTGTCCGAGCACAACAGCCACATCAAGAAGGGTCTTCCCTTGCTGGCTCCATAGCACATCCTCTGAGTTCGTCCCAGAACAGCAACGTGCAAGCCTTGGTGCTTCTCTTCCAAATCAATTTGTGTTTTTAGAAACTAATTTGCAATGCCTCAGACCCTGTGGCCACAAGCAAAGCCTGGCTGAGCTGCACTCCTCCTTCAGCATCTCCAGGGCAGTGCCTTTTCCCAGAGCGACGCTGCAAGATTTCACTTGGAGATGAGTTTTCACCTAGAAGAAGAATGTCCTGCCAGAAGACTCTGAGGATCCTACaagccaggagaggagaggttGGGGTGAGACCAGGGCAAGCTCAGGTCTCTGGGGGGAGCTCCTGGCACATGGCAGAGCCCCTGGGACCCCATTTTGCAGCACACCTTCCCTGCGCCCTGACCAGTGCTCCAGGGACTGCGTTACCACACTATGCCCAGTGGTCCCCACCAAAAACCACTGCGAACAAGTGACAAAGGGTGACCAAACCCTGCTGAGATACTCTGCTCATTTCCTACATCCATAAGCCACACGGACTTCAGTAAACCAGTACTTCTTCAGTACCAAGAGTCCCAGCCTCCTGGAGGTAGGCACGAAGATGGAGACGCATCACGGTGAGTTTCAGAGCATCTATCGCCCAGCTTGTGCTTCCTGGGATGCCAGATTTTGGGTCGCAGCTGCCAGGAGGACACCAGGGGGTGGGGAAGCAGCTGCACACCCACCTTCAGCCACTCTGCTTTCACTCCCAGCTCAGGCTGAGCGAGAGGGGGGATTAAATCGATGCGCCTTATCTCAGACCTCCGCGCTCTCCTTCGTGCACCGGGGCGCCGGAGATTTCTGTGCCAGCCTCCGACAGCAAAGCGCTCGCCCGCTCTCGACCGAGTTATGTCTGCGAATAATACATTCCACGGTGTAGGGGAATTGTTGCACTTCTAAAGCAGACTTATTTGTCACACGTTGTAAACACAGCTAAACACTGGCTCTCCAAGACTAAACCAATGCTCCAGCTCTTTGCCATGTGAGCAAGGTAAGTTTCCGAAACAGATAAGCCAGCCAGAAGCCGAAACGGCGCGCCCGTGGCAAGCAGCTCTCTGCTAACAGAGGGGACTGGCCACCACGCTGACTCCAGAGCACAGGATTAAACTGCTGCAAGAAATGCACAAAACAATGGCCAGAAATGCTTCCTCGAATTCCTGGGTCTCCCCGCACCAGCGCTTAACTCGCAGCTCCCCCAAAGCCACCTCTCGGCCCTCTCCCGAGGAGAGCTCTGATCATCATCAGCAAAACCCAGCGCAAACGGAAGCGGTGGGGAAGAAATGCCTCCGGTTATCAGCTGGAAACTGGGAAGGGGCCCGATTCTGCCTTCCCTGACAACTTTGTTAtattttcctggttttaaaCAATTTATCTAATTCCTAACTTCGCTAAATAGCTCTGGGATCAGAGGGGGCCGTGCAGCAGCCTGCCACCCGCGGGGGACAGAGGGACACGGGCGCACGGGAAGGGAAATCCTCGGCCCCATGCTCAGTTTGTGCTGCACGCAGGAGTTTGGAGGTGCCCCCCAGGTGAGCTGCTTAACGCACCCAGGAATATTTTGTTCTATGCATCACTCTTACTGCCAGCTGGTTTACATCCGCAGATTAGAttcctaatatatatataaattgaaatgtcatgatttaaaacaataataaaaaaaaaaaaaacagcagtttccTACAGTTTCTGGACAGAGCAGCCCTTGTAGGATCTCACCACCGCTCAACCCCATGCCAGGGCaggaaaatcaaaggaaaaggaaagctccCAAAGCCACATACGCACCAGGACGCCTCCCCTCGCAGCACCTACGGCAAAGCAGGTGCCTCAGCCTCCACAGGGCTGAAGCTTTGATTTCATCATTGAAAcacaatgcaaaaaaataaacaccaaaataaacagACCCATAAGGCAGCAGGAACGCAGCAAAACAGTCGGAGACTTCTCACAGCGCTGTGAGAACGATGGAAagcccagagctgcctgcacaCAGGCTGCTGGGCTTTGGGACACCATCAGGACAACCCGGGGTGCACCAACAGGCAGGGAGACAAACCTGGGAGAAGCctcaaacttctgtttttttcccggtagggaaaagcagagagatttCCTCAAGGCAGCCCCCTGAAGCTGCGCCTGCCCTGGTGCCAGGGTTGCTCCAGGTCCCGTGGGGTTACCTGCggtggggcagagcagaggcactGCACCCTAATTGCCCTGTCAGGTAGCTGAAAGGCCCTCGCCTTTAGCTGATGccacttcaaaatgaaattctttctttGGCACGGCTATGTCTGATATGCAGGCATCAAAGGGGAGGCAGCAGGTCACCGATGCCCCGGGCCACGCATTTCCCTTCTAAAGGCAGGAATGAGAGCGTCAGCTCATCAGCTCGGGTGGAGGGGGCCCCCGGAGACACATCAGCAACAACCACCGTCCCTACACACTCCCAGGTTGTGGGGTGATCCCCTCCCTGACCCACCACAGCCCCACAGGCGCCGTGcagcccaccagcagcagaaaccCACTGCCAGGAGGCTGCACAGACCCAGCTCTGGTGGCCCAGGGAGGCACGAAGCCACCTGGAGGCTCTCCATGGGCACAGGGGACACCGTGGCTTGTCCCTGTGCACCAGTGCCCGGTGGGACAGCGGAGTGGAAAAGCCTCGCTGGCACAGAGGAGTTTGAAGGGtggtttttgtgtttggtttttttttttttttttttttttgttgttgttgttgttgtttccaaGAGAACCGCGGGGCCATGCTCGCCTCCCCCCGCGGCTCCCATCTCCTCTCTCCACCTGCACTCTTCAGGGAGCCAAGGCTTTTGGCAAGCTCTCCAGTCCGGTTTTTATTGGTTTCAGCTAAGCTGCCCCTTTTGGAGGGTTGGAGAGCTTCAATCAttaaaagaaggaggaaaaaaaaaaaaaaatgcatcatgcACCctgcccccgctcccctcccttcccactcCCACAAGGGCTGAGGGTCGGAGCCCCCTGCACGCACCCCGCCGTGCCACACGGCCCAGCTCCCCGTTTCCCAAACCAAACACAGTCCGTCCACAGCGTTTGAGCCAGGAATTTCGGGCCCCTGTTACCTCCAACCATACCTGTTTGGCTCTGATCACCTTCCTGCTCGGAAGCAATTTGGAAAGGACGCAGCACAGGTAGCTATTAGCTAACACGTATTTAACTGCTccagatatctttttttttttttttggcattgtaATGGGGCGATTTGATCTTCAAAGGACCCGTGCAAACCTTTGAAGCTTCCCAAAGAAGCCAGTCTCcagtggggaggggaggagggtaGGGGGAGAAAATGTTAATAGTTTTAAAACCTGGGGAATCCTGAAGATGGACGAAGGGTATAAAACCCAGTGGGTTTAGCATAAAGCCCTCAGGTAAATCTTCACcttcttttcaaatgcatttttggtGGGTTGCTTTGCAAACGCTTGGGCCAGGTTAGCAAGGTCGGCTCTATTCCCAGCGGCCGGGAGAAGCAGCTCTTAATCTCCAGGGACCCTCATCTCCCACGTggcgcagccccagcacagggggATCCACGGTACCTCGGCGAGAAatagaaagactgaaatttgCAAAGCCTTCttaggggaaaagggagggggggggggaagcagggacagaggggaaggaaaagaggagataCAACCCCTGCTGCACTCCTGGCCAGCACAGCCTCAGCACCACCCTGAGAGGTGAGACACAAAATGCGTTTACCTTTAAAATAAtgactcattttatttttttcttttaatatgtagttataaatatattttgtcaaaatataTGATCATTATTGTCAAAAACATTTGCACATAAAGTCATAAATAAGGTCAAGGTGAACGTTTAGTTTAGAGAAGAGTCCAGCTATAGCAAGCAGTTctggggtgggatgggagggagagagaaggggaggagagggtggCGGGGAAGGGGGGTCAGCGGCACCCGCACCCCTCCACCACCATCTCCTGGTAGTTTTTCAGGACCACCTTGTCATACTCATCCAGGTAGAGCATGGAGATGGCGCTCAGCTCCGTGGGCACGCAGCAGGCCTTGGGGATGCTGGAGTTCACGGAGTTGACCAGCGTCTGCACGATGGCGTGGTTCGTGGAGTTGAGGTGGTCGGCCAGAGGGAAGGGGCAGTCCCCGTGGCAGTAAAACGCCTGGTACCCCGGGGGCGCCACGATCCAGTCGTTCCAGCCCACGTCGCTGAAATCCACATAGAGGGCATGGCGGCGgcagtttttttgttcttgcGGGAACGCTGGTGCTTGGGGCTCCGGCGGGCTCTGCGGGTCAGCGCGTGGCCTCGCCCGTCGTGCCCAAAAGTGACCAGGAGCGGCCTGAGCTGAGCCCAGTCCCCGCGCCCTTGAGGTAAAGATCGGCTAATCCTGACGTGTTTGCCCTGATGAGTCTGTGCGTGGTGGAGGTGGGTCACCTCGATCACCAGCCCGTGGTTCGGCTGCTTGTCCTTGGTCCACCGGATCACGGCCGGGCTCACATCAAAGGTCTCCCAGCGCGTCACGTTGTGGTGCACCAGCCGCGTGTCCAACAGGCGCGTAATGGCCTGAGCGCGCTCCGACAGCGGCTTCATCACTTCGTAAATGTTTATCCGGTGGAAGCCCCTCTCCCACGCCGCGCTCGGCTCCTCCACCTGCTCCCGGTACAGCCGCAGCTCTGCTGAGGAGATCACCTCGTTTTCCGGCACGCTGCTGAGGTTGAAGACGAAGCGGATCCGGGGCGCCTCGCTGGGGCCCGGGACGGTCTCCAGGTGCTCTagaggggagcagggcaggggggaaaacggtacaaaaaaaaagaaaacaaaacaagagcacGTTAGCCTCAGGGCACCCAGCCACAGCCCCCCAGCACAACCACAGCTCACATCCGTGCTTCACCTGCCCGGCAGCCGCTGGCACTGCTCCGCTCCCCCGCGCATCCCTCCCGGCCGGACCCGCAGCGGTCCCGGCGCCGCTCGCTCGCCTTCCGCACGCCTCTGCCCAGACGGGGTCTGCCCTCCCCGCCTCTCCCCTTCGCTTTCAGGGAGACTTTTCCCCTTTCACTTCCCCCCGCCCCGACTCCATCTCCAAAATCATCTCCTCGGAGAGGTGCTGTGCCAGGGAGCACAGAGGTGCCTTGTTACGGGGcgcagggggcagggggagaaggagaagcaaaTTCCAGCGCAGTAATGATGCGGCTGGATTAATAATTCAGAtttactttggaaaaga
The genomic region above belongs to Cygnus olor isolate bCygOlo1 chromosome 5, bCygOlo1.pri.v2, whole genome shotgun sequence and contains:
- the BMP4 gene encoding LOW QUALITY PROTEIN: bone morphogenetic protein 4 (The sequence of the model RefSeq protein was modified relative to this genomic sequence to represent the inferred CDS: inserted 1 base in 1 codon) codes for the protein MIPGNRMLMVILLCQVLLGGTNHASLIPETGRKKVAELQGQAGSGRRSAQSHELLRGFETTLLQMFGLRRRPQPSKSAVIPSYMLDLYRLQSGEEEESLQEISLQYPERSTSRANTVRSFHHEEHLETVPGPSEAPRIRFVFNLSSVPENEVISSAELRLYREQVEEPSAAWERGFHRINIYEVMKPLSERAQAITRLLDTRLVHHNVTRWETFDVSPAVIRWTKDKQPNHGLVIEVTHLHHAQTHQGKHVRISRSLPQGRGDWAQLRPLLVTFGHDGRGHALTRRARRSPKHQRSRKNKXNCRRHALYVDFSDVGWNDWIVAPPGYQAFYCHGDCPFPLADHLNSTNHAIVQTLVNSVNSSIPKACCVPTELSAISMLYLDEYDKVVLKNYQEMVVEGCGCR